The Haloarchaeobius amylolyticus genome window below encodes:
- the hemB gene encoding porphobilinogen synthase, protein MDLTDRPRRLRGDGIRGLVSETSLSASDLIAPVFVDATTDSRQAIESMPGHERVPVEEAVARVEEVLATGVEAVMLFGIPEEKDERGSRAWATGGVVQEATRRITAETDAYVITDVCLCEYTEHGHCGVLEEHAHEDPDLTVDNDATLPLLGNIAVSHARAGADMVAPSGMMDGMVGAIREALDEDGHEDVPVMSYAAKFESAFYGPFRDAADGAPAFGNRRHYQMDPANRREAMREVALDVEQGADVLMVKPALPYLDVVADVRREFDHPVAAYNVSGEYAMLHAAAEKGWLDLEAVAHESLLSIKRAGADLVLTYFAEDIADRL, encoded by the coding sequence ATGGACCTTACCGACAGACCACGCCGCCTGCGCGGCGACGGCATCCGGGGGCTCGTCAGCGAGACGAGCCTCTCGGCGAGCGACCTCATCGCGCCCGTGTTCGTCGACGCGACGACCGATTCGCGACAGGCCATCGAGTCGATGCCGGGTCACGAGCGCGTCCCCGTCGAGGAGGCCGTCGCCCGCGTCGAGGAGGTGCTGGCGACGGGCGTCGAGGCCGTCATGCTGTTCGGCATCCCCGAGGAGAAGGACGAACGCGGGTCGCGCGCCTGGGCCACCGGCGGGGTCGTCCAGGAGGCGACGCGGCGCATCACCGCGGAGACCGACGCCTACGTCATCACCGACGTCTGCCTCTGTGAGTACACCGAGCACGGCCACTGCGGCGTCCTCGAGGAGCACGCCCACGAGGACCCCGACCTCACCGTCGACAACGACGCGACGCTCCCCCTGCTGGGGAACATCGCCGTCTCGCACGCCCGCGCCGGCGCCGACATGGTCGCGCCCTCCGGCATGATGGACGGGATGGTGGGCGCCATCCGCGAGGCACTCGACGAGGACGGCCACGAGGACGTCCCCGTCATGAGCTACGCGGCGAAGTTCGAGTCGGCCTTCTACGGGCCCTTCCGGGACGCCGCCGACGGCGCGCCCGCGTTCGGGAACCGCCGGCACTACCAGATGGACCCCGCGAACCGCCGCGAGGCGATGCGCGAGGTCGCCCTCGACGTGGAGCAGGGCGCGGACGTGCTGATGGTCAAGCCGGCGCTGCCGTACCTCGACGTCGTGGCGGACGTGCGCCGCGAGTTCGACCACCCGGTCGCCGCCTACAACGTCTCGGGCGAGTACGCCATGCTCCACGCCGCCGCGGAGAAGGGCTGGCTCGACCTCGAGGCGGTCGCCCACGAGTCGCTGCTCTCCATCAAGCGCGCCGGTGCGGACCTGGTCCTCACCTACTTCGCCGAGGACATCGCCGACCGGCTCTGA